The Solea senegalensis isolate Sse05_10M linkage group LG11, IFAPA_SoseM_1, whole genome shotgun sequence genomic interval CGAACCTGTGGGCAATGTCGCACATTTCCTCTAGTGGGCACACAGCTCCTGCAGAGGACACGTGGTTCattatttaacagtttttatTCATGATGACTTgaaaaaactgaatgaaaatacttgttaatgtgtacattttaaatgtaggCATGTGATGTTTACTTTGTAAACAAGAAATCGTGGATTTATAGTGTTGATGTATAGGTGTATAAGTGGCCACTATGAGGTagacctgttcaactgcttgttaatgcaaataccTAATCAGCAACACgcgctgaagttcaaactgagcgtCAGAATGAGAAAGAAATGCGATttgtgactttgaacatggaatatttgttggtgccagatggaCAGGTTTTAGTATTTCAGAAACTAGATCTGGGATTTTCACCCTAAACCATCATAGAGTTGTGTTTGCAGAGAAGGGTCCAAAAAAGAGAATCCAAtaagcagcagttctctgggcagaaaatgccttgttgatacCACAGGAGAATgaccaaaccaaaatgatagAAAAGCAACAGCAACTCAAATAACCATTCATTACAACAAAGGTATCTTTGAAAACCACAACACATCGACCCTTGAGCAGCACAAGATCACAACAGATGGCACTCCTGCTATTTTATTAAGTGTCCTGTGTACCCACTAAAGTGGCATGTACACATTAATGTAGGAACTTctttaataaatcaataaaaatcagTAATAGAATGTTACAAAATCCTCCATTTACTCATTGTCCTTCTAAAATAACCTATTGAATAAGACACTTGGCACGACTGTGCGTACTCACCATCCATTGAGTGCACCGTCTCAAAAGCAACAATCTTTGGAGTTGAGGCGTCAGACTTCTCAAGCAGCTCTTGCAAGTGGTTGATGTCATTGTGACGGAAAACAAATTTCTTAACTCCACTGTTTCTTATACCCTGGATCATTGAGGCATGGTTGCCGGCGTCAGAGTAGATTTCACAACCTTTCAAGagtaaacaaagggaaaaatatacaataaataccGGAatagacattttgtttgttttaaaggaaaagtTCAGGTTCAGAAGTGTTTTCATGAAATATTGACACACTATCACCACTGACATTGCCACCAGGGGCAAAACAGATTTTAACTACTGAATAAAAGGCTCATGAAAGAAAACCCATGTCTGTATAAGTCTACAATATCCCGCAGTTAGGCAGCTTTTTGATGGCTAGAAACCAAAGATCACTTTTCTGCACCAAAGGTCATTGAAAAAACCTACTAgtttacaccacagcacagtcaatccactgctgcctcaatcTTCAAGTTCAAATATATCTTGTAAtgctggtgtttgaaatccacaATTCAGATTTACTTGTGTGACATAACAAAGcaaaaggaggcagcagtagactagCAGCTgagcaaacatgttttgttttctctatggTTTACACTTTGGTGCATGAGAGTTTGCTGTTTCATATTATAGCCAATGAAGGTCTAGTGTGGCACAAATATTCATAAGATATTGTAGAATTAAGCAGGTTTAGATTTTATAAGGTGTACTTTCTGTTAATctatttttttccatctgtaCCTGCctgcagccatgtttccagtcagcaaagtcagtgttgatgtCAGTAATTTACAGAATCACACTTTTAAGCATTATATAATGTACCTGGCAGCATTTTTGCCAGAGTAAACAAAGTGGAGTCATTGGCTACAAAGCAGGAGGTGAAAAGCAGTGCAGCATCCTTGCTATGCAGGTCAGCCAGCTCCTGCTCAAGCTCCACATGGAACTGACTCGTCCCTGAAATGTTTCGTGTGCCTCCAGCACCGGCACCGTGCTTCTGAACGGTCTCACTGGAAGGGAAAGTGAGAAGAGTTCACTTTTGATGACATCAGTCAGTTGTCAGTGATGAATGAAAGCCGTGTCCACCTACTTACAGAATAGCCTGGGTGACCGCAGGGTGACGGCTCATGCCAAGGTAGTCATTGCTGCACCACACGGACACGTCTTTCTTTGCATAGAAAGATTCTGTGTAGTCATCTGCCATAGGGAACAAGGGGGCACGCCTGTTCACCGTCTTAAAAACCCTGTATGTGTGATCCGCCTTCTTACTTTCAATCTTCTTTTCAAAAAACTTGTCATACTGGAATGTGACAACTGATGGAGGAACAGGGAGGAAGGTtttaaaggattaaaaaaaagaataccaTGCTTTTTTATGAATTATTGGTCATTGAAGGTAAGATTTCATACCTTCAGGCAGATTATCCTTTAATAGGTGAGACACTTTGGAAGGTATTGGTTTAAAAAAGCTTTCTGGTGCCTCTTTGTCAGCCTTTTCCGCCTCGATAAGATCCAAAGCTGATACCTTTACACCAATTTTCCCTGATTAAGAGACATAAACATAATTCAATCAATGCAAGTTAGTTTGCAATGTACTTTGAATGTCACTAAGCTCATAACGGTGACTTATCATGATTTACCTAGATTACCTATTACCTACTGCCCCCTGGCAGTGTTGGGTAAAAATGTGATACTCATAATATATAATGCTTAGCTAGATGTTAGATTTGAGTGGCTGCCATGTTTGCAGTTCTGCAGTTTGACTGCtaattttcatttcaataaaGTAGATTCAGTTCCAAAAGACACTTGTTGTACATCAAATTCTGATCATTTtaacaaatacaatttaaatatattattataactgTAAAAGTAAGTCTGTAAATTTCAGATAATGGATTACATTTATTCAAGTATTACAAACACTAATAAACACTCAACATATACAGAAATATTATTTAGAATAAATCACCCACTTACAGATAAAAGATTAAATTGTCCAATTTCAATATGtaacttattatttttgttgcctGGTAGGAAGTAGAGatgttattactttttaaaggaATAATATGTCATAAGCAACTTTTCCAACACAGATCCCAGGTGTGGCTCACCTGTTCGGATAGATTGCATCTGTTTTACGTCCTCCTGTAGCTCCATGCTGGCTTTTCTTACTAAACTACAGTTTTTCTCCACCATCTCTGTTGCTAGGAAAGGACACTTGGAGGATGCAGCCTGGCCAGAAGGTGGTGAAGTGTGTCCTTGATGCAAACTTTGATCTACAGCGGCACAAGtaaattaacaaaatgaaagaaaaagttcatttaaatgacaatttAACATACTAATTCATATGAAtatggtgtattttttttttttcaaattaaaatttacCCTCGTGCTTTGAAGTATCTCTGGACACAGATGTTGCAGATGACAGAGATCTGGCCAGATGTTTGGAGGCCAGGTCCATCATCACAGGGCACCTTTGGGCAAAGTTCACCAGTGATGACTTTCCGGCCATCTGCAGGTAAACACTGGGAGCCAGGGTAAGAAAAGGGCACCGGCGGATCACAGCGTCCATATGTGAAATCTTTGACCTAAATGAGGGGGAAATAGCAGAACTacaaattaaatacaaagaACAAATGTACTTCATATATACAATATGTTCCATGAAGTGCGGGTGCTGAAACACATCTATCAATATTAAACACTCAATATAGACACAAAAGCATAGATaatagttaaaaataaaagatgaaactGTCCAGGTAGCAGTACAGAATAATTTCCTGATTGCATGAAAATGCTACATTTATCCACTGTTCTCTCAgtcggttgttttttttttttacctcagcaCATCCCAGTCTACGTTGAAGAAACACATCAAAAATGTCCTGCGAAACATGACTCCTCACTAATCTGTGACCAGTGAGACCACAGAGGATGTTATGTTTAGAgcccacactcactcactctgctcTGTAGTCAGCTGTCCTTGACAAGCAGAAAGGAAAAGTGGGAGGccttgctttctctctcttaaGACAGAGGACAAGAGGAGCCATGTGTCTGCTACTGATGAGACAAATGTAACATCCCATAGATTACAAAACATGGGGTGGGTCTTTGGTGCAGAACGCAACAGTATGTACTCAGGTCTCTTccttgtaaattgtaaatactTAAACAATGCTGGGTCTGCATTGTGTAAAAGATAGTGACACAAATGATGAGACGGCAGAGTGTCCtcatatatttaatttgtgccaataaaccctctaaaatattacacactggagctttgaGGAAAGCCCAAAGACAACTACATCAAATGCATGACCAATTTACTGTAAATTAACTGTATTATTTAGTTTAGGGTATTTGTACTACtgcatgtatttttattaattgaTACTACTTAGatcaaattattcaaattataaGTATGGCAAAATATCACGGCAATACGAGTCAGTTAATATActtgaaagaaaacatgatctTATATTTTTGCATGCATGTATGTCAGTTATCAAATGTGCTGCTTTAACCAACTTCTAAATAATTTCTGAATTCTttgtaaaaactaaaactaccCTCCtttataataatgaatattaCATCACTGCAAAAGTACTGAATATTTAAAACCTTGGAGATCATCTATATTGAGCTGCTGTTGACATCAGCTCATTCCCAGATGGTTTATAACAAACAGgttcagaataataataaacgttCAATCAGCTGGATTATGTTCTGCTCTCTGACAGATAGATTTTATCAACTCACCTAGATGATGACTTAGAGAAGTACCTCTTTTCCGAAAGTCACCTCGTCGATGACGTAGTAGGAGTGTGTTGCACAAGCGCGGAGCCACGCCCACAGACTGCCGAGGAACATTGCCAAAGATCGTCTATAGGCCAACAGGATGTACTACACTGTGCCCATGAACAGGAGCAGTGAAATTCAACtccaattgttgttgtttttcgttggtcaccactttatcttccaatACAGCTTTTACAATATTAACATGAGTAACAAGTGGTGCcataactttttgttttttaaagtaattaggTTTTTGCCATTTTATGATGCCTCTAGTCGACTAGATTCAGACAGAAATTGAATCTAGGGGGCTTAAGTACATCTATAACTCC includes:
- the LOC122777652 gene encoding 5-aminolevulinate synthase, nonspecific, mitochondrial-like isoform X1, which translates into the protein MEHIVYMKYICSLYLICSSAISPSFRSKISHMDAVIRRCPFLTLAPSVYLQMAGKSSLVNFAQRCPVMMDLASKHLARSLSSATSVSRDTSKHEDQSLHQGHTSPPSGQAASSKCPFLATEMVEKNCSLVRKASMELQEDVKQMQSIRTGKIGVKVSALDLIEAEKADKEAPESFFKPIPSKVSHLLKDNLPEVVTFQYDKFFEKKIESKKADHTYRVFKTVNRRAPLFPMADDYTESFYAKKDVSVWCSNDYLGMSRHPAVTQAILETVQKHGAGAGGTRNISGTSQFHVELEQELADLHSKDAALLFTSCFVANDSTLFTLAKMLPGCEIYSDAGNHASMIQGIRNSGVKKFVFRHNDINHLQELLEKSDASTPKIVAFETVHSMDGAVCPLEEMCDIAHRFGALTFVDEVHAVGLYGPRGGGIGDRDRVMHKMDIISGTLGKAFGCMGGYIASTSALVDTVRSYAAGFIFTTSLPPMLLAGAKESVKILKSEEGQVLRRKHQRSVKLLRQMLMDSGLPVVHCPSHIIPVCVADAEKNTQICDIMLSRYHVYVQAINYPTVAKGTELLRIAPTPHHTPQMMNYFVEHLVKTWVEVGLELLPHSSAQCNFCRQPLHFELMSEREKSYFSGLSHMISAVA
- the LOC122777652 gene encoding 5-aminolevulinate synthase, nonspecific, mitochondrial-like isoform X2; the encoded protein is MFRRTFLMCFFNVDWDVLRSKISHMDAVIRRCPFLTLAPSVYLQMAGKSSLVNFAQRCPVMMDLASKHLARSLSSATSVSRDTSKHEDQSLHQGHTSPPSGQAASSKCPFLATEMVEKNCSLVRKASMELQEDVKQMQSIRTGKIGVKVSALDLIEAEKADKEAPESFFKPIPSKVSHLLKDNLPEVVTFQYDKFFEKKIESKKADHTYRVFKTVNRRAPLFPMADDYTESFYAKKDVSVWCSNDYLGMSRHPAVTQAILETVQKHGAGAGGTRNISGTSQFHVELEQELADLHSKDAALLFTSCFVANDSTLFTLAKMLPGCEIYSDAGNHASMIQGIRNSGVKKFVFRHNDINHLQELLEKSDASTPKIVAFETVHSMDGAVCPLEEMCDIAHRFGALTFVDEVHAVGLYGPRGGGIGDRDRVMHKMDIISGTLGKAFGCMGGYIASTSALVDTVRSYAAGFIFTTSLPPMLLAGAKESVKILKSEEGQVLRRKHQRSVKLLRQMLMDSGLPVVHCPSHIIPVCVADAEKNTQICDIMLSRYHVYVQAINYPTVAKGTELLRIAPTPHHTPQMMNYFVEHLVKTWVEVGLELLPHSSAQCNFCRQPLHFELMSEREKSYFSGLSHMISAVA
- the LOC122777652 gene encoding 5-aminolevulinate synthase, nonspecific, mitochondrial-like isoform X3 produces the protein MDAVIRRCPFLTLAPSVYLQMAGKSSLVNFAQRCPVMMDLASKHLARSLSSATSVSRDTSKHEDQSLHQGHTSPPSGQAASSKCPFLATEMVEKNCSLVRKASMELQEDVKQMQSIRTGKIGVKVSALDLIEAEKADKEAPESFFKPIPSKVSHLLKDNLPEVVTFQYDKFFEKKIESKKADHTYRVFKTVNRRAPLFPMADDYTESFYAKKDVSVWCSNDYLGMSRHPAVTQAILETVQKHGAGAGGTRNISGTSQFHVELEQELADLHSKDAALLFTSCFVANDSTLFTLAKMLPGCEIYSDAGNHASMIQGIRNSGVKKFVFRHNDINHLQELLEKSDASTPKIVAFETVHSMDGAVCPLEEMCDIAHRFGALTFVDEVHAVGLYGPRGGGIGDRDRVMHKMDIISGTLGKAFGCMGGYIASTSALVDTVRSYAAGFIFTTSLPPMLLAGAKESVKILKSEEGQVLRRKHQRSVKLLRQMLMDSGLPVVHCPSHIIPVCVADAEKNTQICDIMLSRYHVYVQAINYPTVAKGTELLRIAPTPHHTPQMMNYFVEHLVKTWVEVGLELLPHSSAQCNFCRQPLHFELMSEREKSYFSGLSHMISAVA